One window of the Candidatus Jettenia sp. genome contains the following:
- a CDS encoding AAA family ATPase, protein MEPDVKKITERVKQESDFVNTLMYEVGKVIVGQKYLIERLLIGILSNGHVLLEGVPGLAKTLTVMTLAKAMHASFQRVQFTPDLLPADLIGTLIYNPKSGDFTVRKGPIFTNIVLADEINRAPAKVQSALLEAMQDRQVTIGDQTFTLEDPFLVLATQNPIEHEGTYPLPEAQVDRFMFKLNVTYPDKKEEREILDRMALTNKDFRINPVISPKDILRLRSLIDDIYIDDKIKDYIIDIIFASRDPKAYNLKLDDFIEYGASPRATIYLTLAAKAHAFIKGRGFVTPQDVKSIGMDVLRHRVIVTYEAEAEEMKSEDIIQKIFDTVEVP, encoded by the coding sequence ATGGAACCGGATGTTAAAAAGATTACAGAAAGGGTAAAACAAGAGAGTGATTTCGTGAATACCCTGATGTACGAAGTTGGCAAGGTAATTGTAGGCCAGAAGTATTTAATTGAAAGGTTATTAATCGGCATTCTTTCAAACGGACATGTATTATTAGAAGGTGTACCGGGATTGGCAAAAACGCTGACAGTTATGACTCTTGCCAAGGCAATGCATGCCAGTTTTCAGAGGGTACAATTTACCCCGGACTTACTCCCTGCCGATTTGATCGGTACTCTTATTTATAATCCCAAAAGTGGTGATTTTACCGTAAGGAAAGGGCCTATCTTTACCAATATTGTTTTGGCCGATGAGATTAACCGTGCTCCTGCAAAAGTACAAAGTGCACTCCTGGAGGCCATGCAGGACAGGCAAGTTACCATCGGGGATCAAACATTTACCCTGGAAGACCCATTCCTTGTATTAGCTACTCAAAATCCGATAGAACATGAAGGCACCTACCCGCTGCCTGAAGCTCAGGTAGATCGTTTTATGTTTAAATTGAACGTTACCTATCCTGATAAAAAGGAAGAACGGGAGATTCTCGACCGGATGGCGTTGACAAACAAGGATTTTCGTATAAACCCTGTCATTTCTCCCAAAGATATTCTGCGGTTGCGTTCCCTGATCGATGATATCTATATAGACGATAAAATTAAGGACTATATTATTGATATCATATTTGCATCAAGGGATCCAAAGGCATATAACCTTAAATTAGATGATTTCATAGAATATGGCGCATCTCCGCGGGCAACCATCTATCTTACCCTTGCTGCCAAGGCACATGCCTTTATAAAGGGCAGGGGATTTGTGACTCCCCAGGATGTAAAATCGATAGGGATGGATGTTCTTCGCCATAGAGTGATTGTAACGTATGAAGCTGAGGCGGAAGAGATGAAGTCTGAAGATATTATACAAAAGATATTTGATACCGTAGAAGTGCCATAA
- a CDS encoding type II toxin-antitoxin system VapC family toxin — MDYVTDTHSLVWYFTDDSRLGSNALKAFQTSETEGTVFVPAVVLAEIMFIARKGRITLSFDDTLKRIEESDNFEIAPLNAEILRAANKIEAELEMHDRLIAATALHYEASLITKDDILLKSGKDKFKKGRKKGFSLEKSLPDQKYQIFPPFLLILTHKLGRERR, encoded by the coding sequence ATGGACTATGTAACAGATACGCATTCGCTTGTCTGGTACTTTACGGACGATAGCAGGCTGGGTAGCAATGCACTTAAAGCTTTTCAGACGTCTGAAACAGAAGGAACCGTATTTGTGCCCGCAGTTGTTCTGGCCGAGATAATGTTTATAGCAAGAAAAGGCAGGATTACACTTTCTTTTGATGATACGCTTAAACGGATTGAAGAAAGCGACAATTTTGAAATTGCCCCATTAAATGCTGAAATATTGAGAGCTGCCAACAAAATCGAGGCTGAACTGGAAATGCATGACAGGCTTATTGCCGCAACAGCCTTGCATTATGAAGCGTCTTTAATCACAAAAGATGACATTCTGCTAAAATCAGGCAAGGATAAGTTTAAAAAAGGGAGAAAGAAAGGATTTTCTCTTGAGAAAAGTTTGCCTGATCAAAAATATCAAATATTTCCCCCTTTTCTACTTATCCTTACCCACAAGTTAGGTAGGGAGCGAAGGTAG
- the mobB gene encoding molybdopterin-guanine dinucleotide biosynthesis protein B: protein MPKDTRDFPVISIIGKQNVGKTTLIGLIIPYLKKKGYRVGTIKYNIPHFEMDYEGKDTYRHYEAGADIVSISSPEKLAIIKRLNQHPLSIQDIVNHAYSDVDIVLVEGYKKYRYPYIEIYNNCLPIRSTDRIYKNHIRIVSTLQTGSPIPTFNKIDLNNVIKFIELKIKQI, encoded by the coding sequence TTGCCAAAAGACACAAGAGATTTTCCTGTTATTTCAATCATTGGTAAACAAAATGTAGGTAAGACCACCCTCATTGGACTTATTATACCGTACTTGAAAAAAAAGGGATATAGGGTTGGAACTATTAAATACAATATTCCACATTTTGAGATGGATTATGAGGGAAAGGATACTTACAGACATTATGAAGCAGGAGCAGATATTGTCTCCATATCTTCACCAGAAAAGTTAGCAATCATAAAAAGACTTAATCAACATCCTCTCTCAATACAGGATATTGTGAATCATGCGTATTCCGATGTCGATATAGTACTTGTCGAAGGTTATAAAAAATATCGATATCCTTATATTGAAATCTATAACAATTGTTTACCAATCAGATCAACAGACAGGATATACAAAAATCATATAAGAATTGTAAGCACTCTACAGACAGGCTCTCCAATACCTACTTTTAACAAAATTGACTTGAATAACGTTATAAAATTTATAGAATTAAAAATTAAGCAAATTTGA
- a CDS encoding addiction module protein: MQLDKPDPDIDHIWAKEARKRWQAYKSGKLETVSYEFDNASNKEL; the protein is encoded by the coding sequence ATGCAACTGGACAAACCAGACCCGGATATTGATCATATATGGGCGAAAGAGGCACGAAAACGCTGGCAGGCATATAAGTCAGGCAAATTAGAAACAGTATCTTATGAATTTGATAATGCTTCCAATAAAGAATTATGA
- a CDS encoding DUF1829 domain-containing protein, which produces MLLTDDGYIIRDLEISGLEFNTERRKNELYNILNGLGVKLHGDCLEVEARPDNFPQKKHNLLQAMLAINDLFVLTPAKVASFFKEDVERFLSLHDIRFTKDINFIGKSGFNHHFDFVIPSSKKEPERILRAINHPTKNNVSAMIFSWDDTRKIRSENSIALAVLNDQDKEITPDTIHALKAY; this is translated from the coding sequence TTGCTCCTTACCGATGACGGTTATATAATCCGGGATTTAGAAATAAGCGGTCTTGAGTTTAATACCGAACGTCGAAAAAATGAACTGTATAATATCCTGAACGGCCTTGGAGTAAAGCTTCATGGAGATTGTCTGGAAGTTGAAGCACGTCCGGATAATTTCCCGCAGAAAAAACATAATCTATTACAGGCAATGCTCGCCATAAATGACCTTTTTGTTTTGACTCCGGCAAAGGTTGCAAGTTTCTTCAAAGAAGATGTGGAGCGTTTTCTTTCATTGCATGATATTAGATTCACAAAAGATATAAATTTTATCGGTAAAAGCGGGTTCAATCACCATTTTGATTTTGTCATACCATCATCTAAAAAAGAACCAGAAAGGATTTTGAGGGCAATTAACCATCCCACAAAAAATAATGTTTCTGCTATGATTTTTTCCTGGGATGATACCAGAAAGATACGGTCAGAAAATTCGATTGCTCTGGCTGTGCTCAATGACCAGGATAAAGAAATTACGCCTGACACCATACATGCCTTAAAGGCTTATTAA
- the rtcA gene encoding RNA 3'-phosphate cyclase, giving the protein MQENIIKIDGSFGEGGGQILRTSLSLSSITKKPFEIFNIRANRKTPGLSYQHLQAVNATAKVCNAEVTGNYLRSTDLKFYPGEIQTGVYRFDIGTAGSVPLVLQSVFYPLSLRDKPSSITVTGGTHVIHSPCADYLKLQWLYFLKHTGFHAEIEIMKAGFYPRGNGEVFVTIHPARPQYPLHIEDRGKLIQVMGISMIGNLDRAVAQRQQLQAKKRLLEYGIPHEISIEEAPSIGRGTLLLLIGKFEHSQCCYFSLGAIGKRAETVADEACDEFLSFLKTKGVVDEYLADQLIIPLALTKGTSYFVTPRITQHLLTNIDVVKLFLPVTINVSGKLNEEGSVEIHHG; this is encoded by the coding sequence ATGCAAGAGAACATTATCAAAATCGATGGGTCGTTCGGCGAGGGAGGCGGACAAATTTTACGCACATCTCTCTCGTTATCGTCTATTACAAAAAAACCTTTTGAGATATTCAATATACGGGCCAATAGAAAAACACCTGGACTTAGCTACCAGCATTTACAAGCAGTGAATGCCACCGCTAAAGTCTGCAATGCAGAAGTCACCGGAAACTATCTTCGGTCCACCGATCTTAAGTTCTATCCAGGAGAAATACAAACAGGAGTGTATCGTTTTGATATTGGCACGGCAGGCTCTGTGCCTCTCGTATTGCAATCTGTCTTTTATCCCTTGAGTCTAAGAGATAAACCCTCTTCAATCACCGTAACAGGGGGAACACACGTAATTCATAGCCCTTGTGCAGATTACCTCAAGCTGCAGTGGTTATACTTTCTAAAACACACAGGTTTTCATGCAGAAATAGAAATCATGAAGGCAGGTTTTTACCCACGTGGTAATGGCGAGGTTTTTGTTACCATACACCCGGCAAGACCGCAATATCCATTGCACATTGAAGATAGAGGAAAACTTATTCAGGTAATGGGAATATCTATGATAGGTAATCTCGATAGAGCTGTTGCTCAACGGCAACAATTGCAAGCAAAGAAAAGGCTCTTAGAGTATGGTATACCCCATGAGATATCTATAGAAGAAGCGCCTTCCATTGGAAGAGGCACCCTGTTACTCCTGATAGGAAAATTTGAACACAGTCAGTGCTGTTATTTTAGTCTCGGCGCCATTGGCAAACGCGCAGAAACCGTTGCCGATGAGGCTTGCGATGAGTTCCTTTCTTTCCTGAAAACAAAGGGAGTTGTTGATGAATACCTTGCTGACCAGCTCATCATCCCCCTTGCACTCACGAAAGGCACATCATACTTCGTCACACCCAGGATTACGCAACACCTGTTAACAAATATTGATGTTGTAAAATTATTCCTGCCGGTAACAATCAACGTTTCCGGGAAATTGAACGAGGAAGGATCTGTAGAAATACACCATGGGTAA